CTGCAGTTAAGAGGACGTTGACGAGTCTTAAGTGATTCCATATTGTGAGACCCCATCCAGGGGCATCGTGGAGGCCATCGCCATCCCAGTCGAAGTCGTCGTGCCAGGCTGTTTCGTAGAGCATGGCGTTTGCTGTTATAAGTGCAAGCCACCAGATCTCGTTTCTAGGTGTTGTATCGAAGAGTCCGCCGGGGGCTAGAAGCCTGTAGATAACTGTGTTGTTAGGGGAGCCGTTATAGGAGGTGTAGCCGAATACATCGCCGAGAGGCATTATCGTGTCAGGTAGATAGTAGTTTGGTTGTGTAACCCCGCTACCATACCACGCGAAGTTCTTCTCCACGGAGGTACCCCAGTACCAGCCGTCGTAAGCCCTCCTGTAGTCGTATGGGTAGCCTTGAACCCAGTCCTTAATGAATTTGTAGGTATCATAACCGCAGTAGTAGCCTGTTACAGGGCTCCACGCGCCGGAGTCAAGCCATCCTACGATTTCATCTGGTGTCACCACCTGGATCCACGGGTGCATGGCTATCCACGTCAAGGAGTTATTGTACCTGTAGGGTCCTCCTGAATCCCAGCCTGCTACCCCGGCAGCTTTCTCCCAGTCATCAGCGTACACGAAAACCATTTGCTGGTCGCTGTTAGTTGCAGCCCAGATATACTTCCTCCTTAAATCTATGTGGAGGCCTCCATCAGTGTTAGCAAGTATCAGCTGCTGTGTATCCCAGTCTATGAAGAACACGTAGAGGGTTCTCCCAGCGGTCTTCGAGGTATCATACTTGTGAGGCTTGTACGGGTTAGTGCCGGGACTCCACTCATCGTGATGAGTGTTCGCATCCAGGATTACAGCACGATAATACTTGCTTAGAGTGTAAGCTATACCAGTTCTCTCATCATCCCACGTTCTCTCGGGAACCCATGCTACTACTGGGTCGTATCCTAGAGTACTCTTAGTGTACAGTTTAGTAAAGTATGCTGAGGGGTCATTGAAGTTATCGTAGAAGTAGGCTGTGATATGCTCAGCCCAGACGCCTCCTAGTACTGTGGCAACACCCCTTGATACTATATTCTTCACGTAGCTTATGAAAAGGGGATCCCACCACAGGAAGCTGGCGATCAAAGTACCACTCATATGTATGGCTACAGGGATCCTCCTACCAGTCTTATTACTGAGGTAGTCATGCACAGAGAGAATGTAGCCGTAGCTGTTAACTGAGGATGGATTGTTAAGAGCCCGGTTATCTGTTAAATGCTGGTTGCCGTGGTGTACTAGTGATACTTTAGCTGTACCGCAGGCTGCATCACTGAATAATGCTCCACTCCACTCAGCTCTACCACTCCCCACGCTAATAGTATTAGGCATTACATCAGATATAATGCTTTCCCCACTAGTAGTAACCAGCGTGGATGCAACCTTCGCCCATACCCTCGTAGTATCACTCCAACCATAACTCGCTAGTATAGTCTTGGGGATCCCGACTTCAACAATATCCCACTGACTATTGAATGATACAAGGAGCCCGCTGTTTGAAGCCACCTTACTCCACTTGTAGTCATAGACTGTGTAGTGGGTGGAGCCGTATATAGCTATTGCTAGAACCCAGTGATAGTCTGACAGGTGAACTCCATACCCATTGAACTTAACGTAGTCTGGAACCCACTCCTGGTATCCCGGTGCACCAGCCCAGCCTATAAGAATGTACAGGTTTAACGCGTCACTTATACTACCACTAGATGCTACTTCAGCACCATAGGCTAAGTCCAAGAGGTCAATTCTCATGAAGACGTAGCTTGAGCCGACGAGATAGTACCAGGCGAGCAGGTCGCGGCTATCACTATAAGAGCTGTACGAGTCTAGCAGGTCACCTGCATAATCTAGTGCGTGACAGGAAGAGTAAGGCCAGTCGAAGCCTAATCCATCAACGCTCACCGGCTCACTTCCAGCTTGCACAATACCGGTCTTTAACGGGATTCCAGGCGTTAATATTAGTGCTACTAGGAGGAGGATTAGTATATTCCTAATATACCTCTTCATAACGTATACACCGGCACTAACTTAATGATATAGAATTTAGTATTAACAAGGGTTTATAAAAAAATTTACCACTAAAGGGGGCAGAACTAATCCAGGCTACTACATTACAGCTCTCTAGAATACTGGTACCTTCCGAAAAGTCTAAGGCCACTACTCTCTAAGCTTGCATCCTGCAGGATTTCACGCTGACCTCTATGAAGCCTCCTGTATTCTACTTAATCCTGTATTCTTATCAACAGGTGGTTGAAGCTGCAGGTAGAATTCTAGACTATTCTACGGGATTTCTTAAGCCACCAGCTGTAGGGTAGTTTACTCAACCTCTCTTTACTAACTACGTGTAAATCAATCATGAATGCAATGCTACCCAGCTTATCCTCTAGTATCCTAGATAAAAGTACATGGGTTTCGCGCTCACTAAGATTGCCTGGGATAGCGACCAGCATGTCTAGGTCGCTTGCACCTGTAACTCTAACCTTCTAGTATGCTACCGAACACGTAGACTTCTACATCTGGTATGACCTCCTTTAAAATATGTGCGTCAGTATACGATAATCTCTCCCGGCTACCTAGCACGTACCGCCGTCTAGACAACCATTCTCCAAGATCTCTCGACAATGCCTAGGATCTCCCCCGCTACATTAACTGTGATCTCTGCTTCCTCGCGGTCAATATTTAGAGCTCCATACTGCCCTATAATTACGGGGAGGCTCGAACCCAGACTTAACTATCAGGGCTTTCAAGGCTAGCTGGGCAGCAATCTCGTCTTCAACAACAGCTACATCAAGCCTTCTATCTGCAAGGTTACTTATAGCTGACTCCAGGTATCTTCTAGCTCGACTAAGTAGTAGTTCAGCTTACTCCACGCTCATGACGTAGAACCCCTAGGGGTCTAGGTGTATTGCTATCCTAGAACCCTAAATACTTGTTGTAAGCCATGTAGTTTAAAGTAGTCTACTCTACACGGTCTAGTTTAACTATTACTGGTGGAGGTGGTGGTTCACTAGGCTGGCCTGTAACCTTTAATACAGCGGTACCCACTGGTAGAGAGGTTAGTGTCTTCTCGAGGAGCCCAGCATAATCAGCGTCTATTGAGCTGAGCCTCCTGGCGTCTCCCCCAGCAACCTGGAAGACTACTTTCACGCCTGTATTAGTGAGTAGTGATTGAATTAAGTGTTCTGGTAGCTGGCCTGTATGCTGGTGTGCTATGACTAGGTGCAGCCCGTACTTTCTCGCCTCACTTAACACTGTGTCTAGGACTGGTAGATCCGAGATCAACTGGAACTCGTCGACTACGAGTAGCACGGGTGTCCTCGGCTCGCCTAGACGGGCTCTAGCTAGCACCTCATACCAAGTTTTCAATACTATTGTTGACGCTACTAGCCTGGCGAGCTCCTCCCCGAGGGATGCCTTGGGTGTAGAGAAGAGTGTTACTGAGGCGGGCTTCATGACATCTCTCATATCTATAGTTGTCCTGCTCGTCAGCTTCCTTAGGAGCTTGTCTCTAGCGTAGGGTTCAAGCCGTGAG
This genomic stretch from Desulfurococcus sp. harbors:
- a CDS encoding glycoside hydrolase — its product is MKRYIRNILILLLVALILTPGIPLKTGIVQAGSEPVSVDGLGFDWPYSSCHALDYAGDLLDSYSSYSDSRDLLAWYYLVGSSYVFMRIDLLDLAYGAEVASSGSISDALNLYILIGWAGAPGYQEWVPDYVKFNGYGVHLSDYHWVLAIAIYGSTHYTVYDYKWSKVASNSGLLVSFNSQWDIVEVGIPKTILASYGWSDTTRVWAKVASTLVTTSGESIISDVMPNTISVGSGRAEWSGALFSDAACGTAKVSLVHHGNQHLTDNRALNNPSSVNSYGYILSVHDYLSNKTGRRIPVAIHMSGTLIASFLWWDPLFISYVKNIVSRGVATVLGGVWAEHITAYFYDNFNDPSAYFTKLYTKSTLGYDPVVAWVPERTWDDERTGIAYTLSKYYRAVILDANTHHDEWSPGTNPYKPHKYDTSKTAGRTLYVFFIDWDTQQLILANTDGGLHIDLRRKYIWAATNSDQQMVFVYADDWEKAAGVAGWDSGGPYRYNNSLTWIAMHPWIQVVTPDEIVGWLDSGAWSPVTGYYCGYDTYKFIKDWVQGYPYDYRRAYDGWYWGTSVEKNFAWYGSGVTQPNYYLPDTIMPLGDVFGYTSYNGSPNNTVIYRLLAPGGLFDTTPRNEIWWLALITANAMLYETAWHDDFDWDGDGLHDAPGWGLTIWNHLRLVNVLLTAAKWLDDVRAGKVTVSSYITGDFDWDGRKEVVIYNQYLFVFIDDRGGAAPYIFMYNKTLNKVFMAVGAPMVYWGTTRDIWYRDAHVGFFADDYFTATGKNYYNVSYTLASVYRDTTAKKVVVKLNAPDLNSDGKPDFYKYYTLYDSSVNLYVSYLGTINGTLYTAVGFSVDVYNNLFYGNKLVQLNSPLNTNTFGFNNSVSGAYASITPVQGLKWTGSQDLVKYTMQYVVKLQASISTASWAYARATFGYN